The genomic segment ATACGATGAGAAAGATCATCCGGCACATCCATATCGCCGCAATGGCGCCAGAAATCCGAATCGCGCCGATTATGCACTTTGTAATGCATGATAATAAAGTCGCGAATCGCCTCAGTATCTTCGCGCGCCTGGCGGTTGAATTCGTCCACTTCAGCGGCATTGATTCCCTGGGCCGGAAACCACTGTATCAGCCGCATAAGATTGCGCTGCACCAAATGAATACTGGTCGATTCCAACGGCTCAAGAAACCCGCTGGATAAACCCAGCGCGACACAGTTTTTATGCCACTGTTTGCGCCGCGCTCCTGTTTTAAAACGTATTAAGCGCGGCTCATTAATGGGCTTTGCATCCAGGCTATCCAACATTAAATCCAGCGCCGCCTGATCGGTGGTAAACGCACTGGAAAATACATGACCATTACCCCGGCGCGACTGCAAAGGGATACGCCACTGCCAACCCGCGTGATTGGCAATTGAACGGGTGTAAGGCGGAATCTCGCCCGGCAAGTCGCTCTGTACCGCATAGGCACTGTCACAGGGAAGCCAGTGGCTCCAATCTTCATAACCGGTATGCAAAGCCCCCTCAATCAGCAGGGCGCGAAACCCAGTACAATCGATAAATAAATCCCCCTCTACCCGCTGGCCTGACTGCAACTGCAGAGCACTTATATGACCATTGTTTTGATTCAGGCTAACGGCGTCTATTTTTCCCTCTACCCGCGTTACGCCATGCGCCTCGCTGTAGCGTCGCAAGTACACGGCGTACTTTCCGGCATCTAAATGATAGGCATACTGAACCCGCCGATTGGGAAGAATGTTAAATTTATTCTGTTGCGCTGCGACAAACTCTAAACAATATTTTTCAAAATCTGCACTGCCCTTGTCCTTGGCTGCAGCCAGCCAATAGTTAAAAAAGCGACAGTGCCAGCTGTCTTTTCCGAAATGACCAAAGGCGTGCATATAGGTGTGGCCGGGCTCGCGCCAGTTTTCAAACGCGATGCCCAGCTTAAAGGTTGCATCAACCGAGCGCATAAAGTCGCGCTCATCCACCTCTAAAAACTCGTGAAACAACTGCAAGGGTGGAACCGTGGCCTCGCCAACACCGACACTGGCGATCTCATCCGATTCTACTAATACGATTTCTTTGGTTGCCCCAAAGGCTTTGCTTAACAGCGCTGCAGACATCCAACCGGCAGTTCCGCCACCGGCAATAACAATTTTTTTAATTCCCTGACTCATTGTGCCCCCGCCATGTGTAACATCACATTACCACCAAAAATTTATTAATGTGTTGACGTCGTCCAGAGATTCTACGTTGTGCCACCAGTTTTTGGGGATATAAAGCGCATCGCCCGGCTCAAGCGTATAGCTTACCGAAGACCCTTCAGCCAATCGGTAGTTGGGGTAGACGTGTAGATCGGGACGCGCCACATCCACTAGGCTGACCGGACGACCGGCCGGGGTTTGCGGCAGCTGTGCGATGTACAAGTTCACGTCTTGGTCGGGAGGAAACAGAGTAAAGCGCCTGCGGCCTGCCACCACGCAAGCGACGTTATCGTTTTTGTCGTTGTGGGTCGGCACCACCACGCGGTTACCCAGCCATATATTGGCTACCGCAGATTCAGGAATGCCCGTTAACTGGCAGTATTTTTCTAAGCCCGGTAAATACTCAGCTATAGAGTTCGCCCCTAGGTAAAAGGTCGGGCTGTGCGGGTTACCCAAGTGAGACTGCAAATATTCCAAGGCATCGGCCAGATAGCCGTTCATGCGGGTAAAGTTGAAGCCTGTAAAGTCGCGACGATAAAAAATTCGACCTCGCTCTTCGGGGCGAGCGATCATCGCCTGAAACACCACTTTTTGATCAAAGCGGCTGAGGTAAGCAAAATACTGGGCAACTGAGGTTTTCGCCTGCTGAACAATATCCCAGTGAGACACCAATCCAGGCAGCAATACTGGCTGGTTAGGGCTACGGGCAATAAACGACGATAAGTCAAACTCGGGTAAATCAGTGGCTACGAAAGTAGAGCGGCTCATGAGCCGTACCTTTTCTGGCTAATATTTTTATTATCCGTGTAGCGAATAATGCCCGGCGATGACACCGGGCATTAACAGTAGCTTCCGTGTTTTACCCGCCCCACATAAGAGAGCCGGGTAAAACGCTACCAGTGGTTTTAAAAACCGTTGGTTTAGAAAGTGTAACGCGCACCGATGTTGTAGCGTGCGTAGCCTTCATAGTAACCAACAATCTGGTTGGTGCTGCGGCTGTAGTTACGGCCATTTTCTTCCGTCAGGTTCAAGCCTTCTACAAACACAGTAAGATTATCAGTCACATCATAGCTAACGTTCATATCGATCTGGCTGTATTCATCCACAAACAGCGGACTATTACCCAAGCCGCCCTGAGCAACCGCTGCCAAGAAGCTGTCACGCCAGTTGTAAGCGATACGCGCTTGCAGACCGTTCTTATCATAGAAGGCCACAAGGTTAGCCGTATCACTTAAGCCAGTAATAGGCGTTTGCGCAGCATCCAAGTCCAGCAAATCGTAACCAATGTTTTCATCCACCATGGTGTAGTTGGCAATAAAACCAAAACCTGATTCACCAAAGGTATGCTGGATGTTGGCTTCGATACCGTCGATAGTCACTTCACGATCTGAATTGAAGAACGTATTGTAATGAACAGTAGCGTTAGGATCTTCACCGGCAATACCGACAATTATAATATTGCCGTTCGCATCCATATAAGCGGTATCTGGGTCAGCAAAGTTATCGTAGATATACTGGCGAACCGCTCCAGAGTCGCTTCTCGCAATACCAGAATCCCACGCAGCCTGAGCCCGCTCGCCCGCAGCCGGGTTTGGCGTATTGTCTAACGGCCCCTCGACTGGACTGTTAATCGAGCTAATGAACTTTGATACGTTCTTGCGGAAGTAGCCGACAGAGGCATAGCTCGCATCACCGTAGTACCACTCTAAAGACAGATCAATGTTGTCAGACTGATAAGGTTCGAGCCCTGGGTTACCAGCAGAAGCATCTACACCATCAACGCGAGCCTGTTCGTTGTAGCTGTCACCCACAAGCTGCAACCAATCGGGACGAGCGATACTCTCACTATAAGAGGCACGAACGGTTACGTTTTCCAGCACATCCAAACGCAAATCGAGCGATGGCAGGATAAAATCGTAGCTGCCTTCGGCGTTAACCGTTCTAGCACTACCCTCTACCGGACGCATATAGATTTCATTGTTCGACACCCAGCGCAGCGGCTGATAATCAAACCCAGTGTAAGGGGCTTCGACGTCAGTCTCTTCGTAGCGCAAACCAGCATTTGCGTAGAAGGCCATGCTACCGATATCAGTGGTGAAGTTGGCCTGTACAAACGCACTGTTCGTGGTTTCGATAATCTGCTGGAAGGTATCCGGATCGGCCGAGCAGTACCAGGTAGAGCCGTCGGCGCAGCTGGCTTTACCGTTGCCGTCGCGGTAGTTTTCAGAGGCGAAATCTCGCAACTGATAGAAATCCGCTTCCCAGCGCTGGTTGATAACTTGAGTGTTGCTGCCGCCCAGGAAGTTCATCTCTTCTTGGGTAGTCTCACCAAATGATCCACTGAAATGGTCAGTCACGGTAGCGGCGGTAAAGAACTCGGCCGGTACATCACCCGGTGAACCCAGGCCACCCCAGGTATCGCGCAGGTTATCCGAGAAGCCAGAGTTAAACTCGCCCTCGGTCCAGGCCACGCCAAAATCAACATTCAGGTTATCGTTAAACTCCCAGTTACCATCAAACTGAACTTGTTTGATTTTGTGCTCAGAGTGACTTTCGCGGAACCAGCTACCGGATACCTGCAAATCTTGCAGCAGAATGTCTGAACCGCCCTGGCTGTTGGTCAAATCCACCACCAGCGCAGGTACTTCACCGCGGGTGTTCAAGGTGGTGCGATCACGCGAGTAAGACGTGACTGAAATACCCGAGCTATTGCCGTAAGGGCTATCTGGCCCAAGTTTCGCTTCAGAACTGTGAGCATCCAAACCCAGCGTGAGAGGTTCGATGGGATTCCACTCGATGTTTAAACCAATGGAGTTGTTTTCAGCGCGGGTCTTCTCAACGCCGACACCCATGGTCAAGTCACCGCCGCCAGAGCGCTCGGAGTAAAGCTCGGGGGTTTGCACACCGGGCGATGGGTTATCGGTGAATATAGTGTCTTGGCCACCCCAACCGAACCAGGCGCCTAAATCGTGATAGGTTTGTGAGAACTCGTTTTGGCTGTAGGTATAGTCCACCGTGGCTGTCAGATCGTCAGTGGGCGCAAATTGTAAGGTCAGCTGACCGTTGGTACGGGTGCGCTCAAACTCACCAAAGGCATAACCCACCTGCTGGGGCACACCGTATACATCGCCATCCTCGGGCTGATTGCGGTGGGTACCACCGAGAAAGTCGATACCGCCCCACAGCCAATCAACACCCTCTTGGCCACCCCAGTCCTGCACTACGGAGCCTGGCACGCCAGTCCAGCCGCCACCGTTGGTGGCGTTGGCAAAGCCGCCTTTACGCTCTTGGTAGCTACCGGTCACCGCAATACCGATTTTGCCGTCGGCGAAAGAGTTGCTGTAAATACCAGAAATTTCGGGGGTCAGCTCGGAATCAGGAGCTGACTCATCCCATACACCTTTAACCCCCACAGAGGCTTTGCTGTCAATTTCCAAAGGCTTGGGGGTAACAATGTTGATGGTGGCACCCATACCGCCGGAAGGTACGTCAGAGCGCGAGGTTTTAAACACCTCCACCGCCTGTACCCCTTCAGATGCCAGATTGCCGAAGTCAAAAGAGCGCGAGCCTGAGGCGTAAGTCGCCCCAATTGTGGCACCCGGCATTTGTCGGCCGTTCAGGGTTACCAGGTTAAAATCCGGGCCCAAACCACGTACGGTCACCTTGGAGCCTTCGCCGTTTTCGCGACTGATAGACACGCCGGTAATACGCTGCAGGGATTCCGCGAGGTTAGTATCCGGGAACTTACCGATATCTTCGGCAGAAATGGCGTCCACCACACCGCTAGTGTCGCGTTTCATATCCATCGAGCGCTCAAGACTGGCGCGAATACCAGTAACAACCACTTCTTCCAGCATTACATCTTCGTCTGCCTGACTGGAATTAGTTTGGGCAAGCACCCCACTGCTGAGTGTGGCGAAAGCCGATGAGGCAATTGCCGAGGCAATGAGTTTACGTTTGAAATTCTGTTTCATTCTCATGGAGCTGATCCTCGAACCATTATTGTTATGTCATAAGCCGGACCGCAGAGCCTGATGAGCCAAACTCTACTCCCGGCCGAACCGGAGCCAATATCTGCCGCACGGCGAAAAGCGTCGTCCCACTTTGACGGTGATCGCTAACATGGCGTGTCTCACTTTTCCCCGCCGCAAGTGGGACTGTTTTTTTATTTAAATATCAAAAGCTTAGGTTTGTCACACAATTAAGGTAAAACACAGATTAGAAACGTAAAAAACGGCTGTTTAGCGTCGCTACTGGCGAGAATTCATCCTGTTTCAGGGGCAGACAAACAAAAACCGGGGCCTGTTTGACCCCGGCTTTTGCGTTTACTGAAGCGCCAAAAGGCCGCGACTGTTACGCTTTTTTAATCAAAGATATTAAGAAGAGCAAGATGACCGCGCCAAGGGTAGCGGTAATAATGGAGCCGATTAGACCACCTGCGGTAATACCCAAAAGGCCAAATACAAAGCCGCCGATTAAAGCGCCGACTATGCCGACCACTATATTCCCGAGCAGACCAAAACCGCGGCCCTTCATTAACTGGCCCGCGATCCAGCCCGCCAGAGCGCCGATAAGTAGAAAAATAATAATGGCTGTAATATCCATAAAAACACTCCTGTTATATGCGGTTAATGGGTTAGCTTAGTTAGCCTATACCATGAACAGCACCGCTCCCATGTCAGGGTTAAACCTAATCACCATAACCAACAACACTCATATAGCCATAAGCTTTGGGGAGTGCGACACTGTTCAGCGTGAATTCAGCGCGAGGCTCTACACTGTTAAACAGGGCCAAATACCCTGAGGAGCAAAACACCCATCCAGGTGTCTGACAACGGCATGGAGCACACGCTTTAGGGCAGATACTATGAATACATCGATACCCAAAATCTTCGCTTTTGTGCTGTTAGTGATCAGCATAACAGCGCAGGCCGCGAGCGAATTTAGCAGCGAGCGACGCCAGCAACTTCTAGCCCCTGTCGCTTTGTATCCTGATACAGTTCTCACCCATATCCTGATTGCCTCTACCTACCCGTTGGAAATTGTGCAGGCCGAGCGCTGGCTACAGTCGCGCAAAGGTTTGTCCGCCGAAGAGGCGGTCAACGCGGCAGAAAACGAGCCCTGGGACCCGAGCGTAATAGCTCTACTGGCCTTTCCCGAGCTACTCTCACGCATGAGTGAGGACTTACTCTGGACTCAAGAGCTGGGCGAAGCTTTCCTCGCGGACGAAAAAGCCACCCTGGCCGATGTACAACAGCTGCGCCAGCGCGCCTGGGACAACGGCAGCCTTGCCGACATGGAGCACCAAAAAGCGAGCCTTGAGGACCGACAAATTATTATTCAGCCGACCCGGCGCGAAGTGGTGTACGTACCCTACTACGACACCCGGGTGGTGTACGGTAGCTGGGGCTGGAACGCCTACCCGCCGGTTTACTGGCCGCGTCCACCGCGCTATAGCGGCGGTTTTTACTGGGGCTTTTCCGCTCCGGTGGGTGACTGGTTTTACTTTGGCGGCTTTCACTGGAGCCATCGCACCGTGGTGATCAGCCACAGCCGCCCCTACTACCACTATCGCCATCGCCATTACGGCTATCACCCCCGGGTGGAGCACTGGCGCCACAACCCGCACCACAGACGCAATGTGCACTATCGCCACCAAGGTGCAATACCACAGCAGCGCCTGAACGCCTTCGAGCAGCGCGGTCGCATCAACTCGGACCAACACCGGGAGCAGGTGCAGCGCCAACTGCGCCACCACCAAAGCCGTATAGACGCTGTTTATGGCAACAATAAACAGCCACGTGCAGACAGAAGCCCAGCGCCCAAGCAGCATTCAAGAGAGTCGCTGAGCCGCACCCAGCAGTTACAACGTCAGACGATTAAGCGCACCGAAATCCAGCGCAACAATCCGCGTACACAGGTGATTGAACGCAATACCAACCGCCTGCAAAGCCAGCCTCGCATGCACAGCGACAGCCGCCCCAAGGTTAACCGCCAGCCGGCGCCCAGTCGCTCGGTGGAGCGCAGCCGCTACAGCAACGGCAATCAGCGCTCGGGCCCCGGCGCGCGTGGTGGGCGGTTTGACTGAGACGCCGCAGTTTGCCCTGCGGTGTGCTGCCCAGCGCGACAATCCCCCCCCTAAACTAACTTTGCTGGGTTAGCCGCCTGAACTTGCATGGTTTGCCCACGCTCGGCCTGTAGCTGGTAGCCCGCAGCCTTAACCGAGCTGACAAACTCCCACTGGGCCTCTACCCGCTCTCGGGTGATATCCAGCAGCAAAAAGCCGCGATCTCCAGCGTTCAGATATTTAAGTCCGGCCACCAAATCCACAATACCCGCCTCGGTTTGCGCATAAGCTGGGGCGGGAATGGCTAGGTACTCTTCCAGACCGGGCGAGCTGACCGACGATGTCGCCAGCTCCACCCCCACTGTATTACCTGCAGCGTCGCTTAGCTCGCTGGCCCACGCATTGTGAGTGTCACCGGCCAACACCACTAGTTTCGCGTTAGTCTCACGGGCGATCTGGTACACCGCCTCGCGGGCGGCGCCGTAGCCATCCCAGGCGTCCAAATTATAGGGCACAGCCGGGGCCTGCAGCAGGGCCACGACTTCGGGCGTCAAGCGATCCTGGTTGGCCTGCAGGTACGTCAGTTCTTCATCAGCGAGGGTTGGATCGCCGGCTTGAGCGCGCGCAGCCAGTTGTGCCAGTGCCCCCAGCTCGGCGTAATCAGGTATGGCCAGCTGCTGGGTGGCAATGGCAAAAGGCAAATACATTTGCCCCATTAATACCTGCTGGCCCAGCAGCTGCCAGGTAGCGCTGGAGCTGGCCATAGCCGAGCGCAACCAATCGAGCTGGGCACTGCCCAGTAACTGGCGTGAGGGGTCGTTAATATCGGCAAACAGGCCTTCAAAATCAAACGCGCCGCTGGTCGCGTCGAAATAGTCGGTAATCACCAACGGTTTGGCGCGCGCTTCGTTACGGGTGTCCAGCATTAGCAGGTTAACCAAATCACCCCACTCAAATTGGCGGTAAATACTCGAGGGCATGGCCAACTCATCACTGCTCATGGCTCCGTCCGGGCGAATGGGTAACCATTCAAAATAGGCGCGCATGGCCGCCAGTTTGCGCTCGTTAAAGTCGCCCTCGCCTTCGTTGTGATTCTCGGCGCCGCCGTCGTAGGTGTCATTGGCGATTTCATGGTCATCCCACACCACCAAGAAGGGTGCGCTGGCGTGCACCGCCTGCAAGTCGGCATCGCTGCGGTACTGGGCATAACGCGCGCGGTAGTCGTCTAGAGTAAACAGCTCGCCGGCCGGCACAGACTCACGCCCCATAGCCGCAGCCTGCTCTGAGGCGTAGCCCCCGGCGCCGTATTCGTAGATGTAGTCACCCAGGTGCAGCACCAGATCCAGATCGCGCTTGGCAAGCTCAGCATAAACATGAAAATATCCGGCCGGGTAATTAGAACAGGACACCACCGCCAGGGTTAAGTGCTCGCTGGTTAAATCGGGCAGGGTGCGGGTCTTGCCAACCGTAGAAACCGCGGCAGCCGTGCGAAAACGATAGTAGTACTGGGTATCGGGGCTCAAGCCGCGCACATCCACTTTTACCGTAAAATCGCGCGAGATGTGTGCCTCGCCGGACCCCTCGGCCAATACATTATTGAACTCGGCGTTATCGGCCACCTCCCAACTCAAGCGCACAGTTTCGGCGGCAGAATCGCTGGGCGTTACCCGCGTCCACAAAATAACGCTATCGGCCAAC from the Gilvimarinus sp. DA14 genome contains:
- a CDS encoding tryptophan halogenase family protein, which gives rise to MSQGIKKIVIAGGGTAGWMSAALLSKAFGATKEIVLVESDEIASVGVGEATVPPLQLFHEFLEVDERDFMRSVDATFKLGIAFENWREPGHTYMHAFGHFGKDSWHCRFFNYWLAAAKDKGSADFEKYCLEFVAAQQNKFNILPNRRVQYAYHLDAGKYAVYLRRYSEAHGVTRVEGKIDAVSLNQNNGHISALQLQSGQRVEGDLFIDCTGFRALLIEGALHTGYEDWSHWLPCDSAYAVQSDLPGEIPPYTRSIANHAGWQWRIPLQSRRGNGHVFSSAFTTDQAALDLMLDSLDAKPINEPRLIRFKTGARRKQWHKNCVALGLSSGFLEPLESTSIHLVQRNLMRLIQWFPAQGINAAEVDEFNRQAREDTEAIRDFIIMHYKVHNRRDSDFWRHCGDMDVPDDLSHRIKLFKSSAKVFKRSYELFGEESWIQVFLGQGLMPKSYHPFVDTIPRDVLYQTLSELETSIRQQVSEMPSHGEFLARYCRPQS
- a CDS encoding cupin-like domain-containing protein, with protein sequence MSRSTFVATDLPEFDLSSFIARSPNQPVLLPGLVSHWDIVQQAKTSVAQYFAYLSRFDQKVVFQAMIARPEERGRIFYRRDFTGFNFTRMNGYLADALEYLQSHLGNPHSPTFYLGANSIAEYLPGLEKYCQLTGIPESAVANIWLGNRVVVPTHNDKNDNVACVVAGRRRFTLFPPDQDVNLYIAQLPQTPAGRPVSLVDVARPDLHVYPNYRLAEGSSVSYTLEPGDALYIPKNWWHNVESLDDVNTLINFWW
- a CDS encoding TonB-dependent receptor; amino-acid sequence: MRMKQNFKRKLIASAIASSAFATLSSGVLAQTNSSQADEDVMLEEVVVTGIRASLERSMDMKRDTSGVVDAISAEDIGKFPDTNLAESLQRITGVSISRENGEGSKVTVRGLGPDFNLVTLNGRQMPGATIGATYASGSRSFDFGNLASEGVQAVEVFKTSRSDVPSGGMGATINIVTPKPLEIDSKASVGVKGVWDESAPDSELTPEISGIYSNSFADGKIGIAVTGSYQERKGGFANATNGGGWTGVPGSVVQDWGGQEGVDWLWGGIDFLGGTHRNQPEDGDVYGVPQQVGYAFGEFERTRTNGQLTLQFAPTDDLTATVDYTYSQNEFSQTYHDLGAWFGWGGQDTIFTDNPSPGVQTPELYSERSGGGDLTMGVGVEKTRAENNSIGLNIEWNPIEPLTLGLDAHSSEAKLGPDSPYGNSSGISVTSYSRDRTTLNTRGEVPALVVDLTNSQGGSDILLQDLQVSGSWFRESHSEHKIKQVQFDGNWEFNDNLNVDFGVAWTEGEFNSGFSDNLRDTWGGLGSPGDVPAEFFTAATVTDHFSGSFGETTQEEMNFLGGSNTQVINQRWEADFYQLRDFASENYRDGNGKASCADGSTWYCSADPDTFQQIIETTNSAFVQANFTTDIGSMAFYANAGLRYEETDVEAPYTGFDYQPLRWVSNNEIYMRPVEGSARTVNAEGSYDFILPSLDLRLDVLENVTVRASYSESIARPDWLQLVGDSYNEQARVDGVDASAGNPGLEPYQSDNIDLSLEWYYGDASYASVGYFRKNVSKFISSINSPVEGPLDNTPNPAAGERAQAAWDSGIARSDSGAVRQYIYDNFADPDTAYMDANGNIIIVGIAGEDPNATVHYNTFFNSDREVTIDGIEANIQHTFGESGFGFIANYTMVDENIGYDLLDLDAAQTPITGLSDTANLVAFYDKNGLQARIAYNWRDSFLAAVAQGGLGNSPLFVDEYSQIDMNVSYDVTDNLTVFVEGLNLTEENGRNYSRSTNQIVGYYEGYARYNIGARYTF
- a CDS encoding GlsB/YeaQ/YmgE family stress response membrane protein, translated to MDITAIIIFLLIGALAGWIAGQLMKGRGFGLLGNIVVGIVGALIGGFVFGLLGITAGGLIGSIITATLGAVILLFLISLIKKA
- a CDS encoding DUF3300 domain-containing protein; amino-acid sequence: MNTSIPKIFAFVLLVISITAQAASEFSSERRQQLLAPVALYPDTVLTHILIASTYPLEIVQAERWLQSRKGLSAEEAVNAAENEPWDPSVIALLAFPELLSRMSEDLLWTQELGEAFLADEKATLADVQQLRQRAWDNGSLADMEHQKASLEDRQIIIQPTRREVVYVPYYDTRVVYGSWGWNAYPPVYWPRPPRYSGGFYWGFSAPVGDWFYFGGFHWSHRTVVISHSRPYYHYRHRHYGYHPRVEHWRHNPHHRRNVHYRHQGAIPQQRLNAFEQRGRINSDQHREQVQRQLRHHQSRIDAVYGNNKQPRADRSPAPKQHSRESLSRTQQLQRQTIKRTEIQRNNPRTQVIERNTNRLQSQPRMHSDSRPKVNRQPAPSRSVERSRYSNGNQRSGPGARGGRFD
- a CDS encoding alkaline phosphatase is translated as MPDVSRRGFIRNGLLGLGGLYVTSALTGCGSDDDDSLGFGSFDHGVASGDPLADSVILWTRVTPSDSAAETVRLSWEVADNAEFNNVLAEGSGEAHISRDFTVKVDVRGLSPDTQYYYRFRTAAAVSTVGKTRTLPDLTSEHLTLAVVSCSNYPAGYFHVYAELAKRDLDLVLHLGDYIYEYGAGGYASEQAAAMGRESVPAGELFTLDDYRARYAQYRSDADLQAVHASAPFLVVWDDHEIANDTYDGGAENHNEGEGDFNERKLAAMRAYFEWLPIRPDGAMSSDELAMPSSIYRQFEWGDLVNLLMLDTRNEARAKPLVITDYFDATSGAFDFEGLFADINDPSRQLLGSAQLDWLRSAMASSSATWQLLGQQVLMGQMYLPFAIATQQLAIPDYAELGALAQLAARAQAGDPTLADEELTYLQANQDRLTPEVVALLQAPAVPYNLDAWDGYGAAREAVYQIARETNAKLVVLAGDTHNAWASELSDAAGNTVGVELATSSVSSPGLEEYLAIPAPAYAQTEAGIVDLVAGLKYLNAGDRGFLLLDITRERVEAQWEFVSSVKAAGYQLQAERGQTMQVQAANPAKLV